One Hippoglossus hippoglossus isolate fHipHip1 chromosome 5, fHipHip1.pri, whole genome shotgun sequence genomic window carries:
- the inka2 gene encoding PAK4-inhibitor INKA2 — translation MEQQQQQQQLSKPESKNMDACLRRLKQEVLSMKEAGDGLHAQMNSMMGALQELKLLQVQTALDNLDISGRPINRGIPHPAPSAAATPASEKDNKSCFSQSLPLEPSPSPMSSPRMSLESRNTFSRDGPSRSSMGTSSSSASSLQSEAERNSITARNENDLVSIPKRWSGYMAPQVDFYGPMVGNPPPGPYPQPQAHAQAHAQANAQAVDLPGILYSLSREGPSLDSDYSQDSTDDPSDWTSSLMSRSRNRQPLVLGDNVFADLVGNWLDLPEVEREEVEEEERRKRREERTADGEADRPDTPAHPLRLSRSQEICRKFSLTTNIFKKFLRSVRPDRDKLLKERPGWMAPEQPEGDLFKRPKKVVPKNSKGSFYLPFWANGQQGKGRPCPHQAEAERIHQHHFPHFCQQPFAGIYLDRRQPETGLDKMQPLFDYNTAVWV, via the coding sequence cTGTCCATGAAAGAAGCCGGAGATGGCCTCCACGCTCAGATGAATTCCATGATGGGAGCCCTCCAGGAACTCAAGCTCCTCCAGGTTCAGACAGCTCTCGACAACCTCGACATCTCAGGTCGACCCATTAACCGAGGGATACCACATCCAGCTCCATCGGCTGCAGCAACTCCAGCTTCAGAAAAGGATAACAAGTCCTGCTTTAGCCAGAGCCTGCCACTGGAGCCCAGCCCAAGTCCAATGTCAAGTCCAAGGATGTCTTTGGAGAGCAGAAACACCTTCAGCAGGGATGGCCCAAGCAGAAGCAGCATGGGAACCTCGTCTTCCTCGGCATCCAGTCTGCagagtgaggcagagagaaacTCAATAACAGCAAGAAATGAGAATGACCTTGTGTCAATACCCAAGCGTTGGTCAGGATACATGGCCCCCCAAGTGGACTTCTACGGACCGATGGTGGGAAACCCCCCACCAGGGCCCTACCCTCAACCACAGGCTCATGCTCAGGCTCATGCTCAGGCTAATGCTCAGGCGGTGGATCTGCCTGGCATCCTGTACAGTCTCTCCAGGGAGGGCCCTTCGCTAGACAGCGACTACTCCCAGGACAGCACAGATGACCCCAGCGACTGGACCTCCTCGCTCATGAGCCGTAGCCGCAACCGTCAACCGTTAGTGCTGGGCGACAACGTCTTCGCCGACCTAGTGGGTAACTGGCTGGACCTGCCcgaggtggagagggaggaggtggaagaagaggagaggaggaagaggagagaggagaggacagcagATGGTGAAGCAGACAGACCGGACACCCCTGCTCATCCTCTCCGCCTCAGCCGCTCGCAGGAGATCTGCAGGAAGTTCTCCCTCACCACAAACATCTTCAAGAAGTTCCTGCGCAGCGTTCGGCCCGACAGGGACAAGCTGCTCAAGGAGAGGCCTGGCTGGATGGCTCCCGAGCAGCCAGAGGGCGACCTCTTCAAAAGACCCAAAAAAGTGGTTCCTAAGAATTCGAAAGGCAGTTTCTACCTGCCGTTCTGGGCAAACGGACAGCAGGGCAAAGGCAGGCCGTGTCCACATCAAGCAGAAGCAGAGAGGATCCACCAACATCACTTCCCCCACTTTTGCCAGCAGCCATTTGCAGGGATTTATTTAGACAGGAGACAGCCAGAGACTGGTCTGGACAAAATGCAGCCCTTGTTTGACTACAACACAGCTGTGTGGGTCTGA